In Desulfomicrobium apsheronum, the DNA window CCGCGTTGACCTCGGCCGCCGTGGTCGGCTTCTCCACTTCCACGACCAGGTCCACCAAGGACACGTTGGGCGTGGGCACGCGCACGGCCATGCCGTCGAGCTTGCCCGCCAGAGCCGGGATGACCATGCTCACGGCCTTGGCCGCGCCCGTGGTCGTGGGCAGCATGTTCATGGCACCGGCGCGGCCGCGGCGAATGTCCTTGTGCGTGCCGTCGAGCATGCGCTGGCTCATGGTGTAGGAATGGATGGTGGTCATGAGCCCGTGCCGGATGCCGAAATTGTCGTCCAGCGCCTTGGCTGCCGGAGCCAGACAGTTGGTGGTGCAGGAGGCGTTGGAAATGATCCTGTGTTCGGCCGGATTGTAGAGGCCGTCGTTGACGCCCATGACCACGGTCAGGTCGGTGTTCTTGCCGGGGGCGGAGATGAGCACCTTTTTGGCGCCCGCAGCCAGATGCTTCTCGCAGCTTTCACGATCCGTGAACTTGCCCGTGGACTCGACGACGATGTCAATGCCCTTCCAGTCCCAGGCGTCCGGGGCATTGCGGGTGACCAGTACCTGCTTGCCATTCAGCAGAAAACCCTGCTCGTTGGGCTCGACATCACCGGCAAAGGTTCCGTGAACCGAGTCGTATTTGAGCAGATACGCAAGGGACGCATTGTCGCCACGGGCGTTGACGCAGACCAGTTGAACATCCTGGTTCCCGGCCATGATGCGGGCAAGGTAGCGTCCGATGCGACCAAAACCATTGAGTGCAATTTTGACAGCCATGTTCTTTTCCTCTTCCACTTAAATTTTATTTGATGAACCCAGAACGTTCCTGATCTTGTGCGCAACCATATCCCGCACCGCATCCCTGGCCACCAGCAGATACTGACGCGGATCGAAATGGGACGGATTTTCGGCCAGGTACTTGCGGATGGTGGCAGTCATAGCCAGACGGATATCCGTGTCGATGTTGATCTTGCACACGGCCGAGGCGGCCGCCTTGCGCAGCAGATCTTCGGGCACGCCCTTGGCACCGGCAATCTTGGCGCCGTACTGGTTGGCCATGTCCACAAATTCCTGGGGCACGGAAGACGCACCGTGCAGCACGATGGGGTAGCCGGGCAGGAGGGCCTTTATCTTCTCCAGGCGGTCAAAGTCGAGCTTGGCCTCGCCCGCGAACTTGTAGGCTCCGTGACTGGTGCCGATGGCGATGGCCAGGGAGTCGCAACCCGTGCGACCGACAAACTCGGCGGCCTGGTCAGGGTTGGTGTACACGCTGTGCTCCACGTCCACGTCGTCCTCGACGCCAGCCAACTGTCCAAGCTCCGCCTCGACCCACACGCCGCGATCATGGGCGTAGGCCACGACCTGTTTGGTCAGGGCAATATTTTCCTCGAAGGACAGATGCGAACCGTCGATCATGACGGAGGTGAAACCGCCGTCGATGACTTCCTTGCAGATCTCGAAATTCTGACCATGGTCGAGGTGCAGACAGACCGGCAAATCATTCTCGGCCAGGGCGGCTTCCATGAGCTTGATGATGTACCCCTGCCCGGCATAGCGGCGGGCGCCGGCGGAAACCTGCAGGATAAGGGGGGATTTTTCGAGGTTTCCGGCCTCCATGATGCCCTGGATGATTTCCATGTTGTTCACGTTGAAACCACCGATGGCGAAACCTTCGGCGTAACCTCGGGCAAACATTTCCTTGGGTGTGGTCAGGGGCATGATCGTCTCCTTGAAAGGCGGTTATTCGTTCTTGGCCAGATGCCGGGTCAACGTATCCAGATATCCGGCATGAGTCAGATCAAAAGTCAACGGGGTCGCGGTTATGTAACCTCGGCTCAGATATCCCCGATCCGATTCGGGTTCCACATTTTCCGGCGGGATGACCCCGCACAGCCAGTAATAGGGATTCCCCCGGGGGTCGTTTCGCTCGTCGTACCAGTCCCGGTAGGTGGACGAAGTCTGGCTGCAGACCTTGAGCCCCTTGGCGTTTTCAAACGGTCCGGCGGGAAAATTGAGATTCAGCACGCAGTGCCGGGGGAAGGTGGACCAGAACTCCCCGTCGAGCATCCGTACCGCGTATTCGGCCTGGGCGGACAGCTCTTCGGGATGAAAATCGTCCACGGACACGGCCATGGCCGGAATACCCGCCAGGGCCCCTTCGGTGGCCGCGGACACCGTGCCCGAATAGAGCACATCCACGCCCACGTTGGCGCCCGAGTTGATGCCCGACACGATCATGTCCGGTCGTTTAGGCAAAAGGTGGCTGAGAGCCAGCTTGACGCAATCCGCCGGTGTGCCGGAAATGCCAAGGCCGGAAAACCCTGTTTCCTCCACCTGCTTGACCCTCAGTGGAGAAAACAGGGTCACCGAATGCCCCACCGCGCTCTGCTCAGTCATGGGTGCAGCCACGTGCACCCTGTGTCCGGCTTTGATCAAGGCGCCGTAAAGGGCGCGCAGTCCTACTGCTCTGATTCCATCGTCATTGGTGAGAAGAATGTCCATTTTTCGGGTGCGTCCGGATAAAGTTTCTTGGCCTGACTGTGCCCTAGGGTCAGAGCCTTGACGTTCACGTCCAGGATCTTGGCCGGCAGGACCGATGCCAGGGCCTTTTTCACATTGGCGAAATTCATGAACGGCAGAAAATGACTCAGCGCCCCAAGGCAGATTATGTTGGTGGTCTGAGGCATGCCGATCCTGTCCCGGGCCATGTTCGTGAACGGCAGCCCCCAGTATATGTTGGAAGGAGTCTGCGTCACGAGCGATGTATCGACCAACAGGAAGCCGGTTGGCTTCAGGTTGCGAAAATACAGGTTGCAGGCCTCCTGACTGAGAGCCACGAGCATGTCAAGATTCACGGGCTTTGGATAGCTGATTCTGTGTGAACTTATGACCAGATCGGCCCGGCTCGCTCCGCCCCGGGCCTCGGGGCCGTAACTTTGGGTCTGCGTGACGTAAAAGCCGTGGTCGATGGCCAGCACCTGGCCCATGATCTTGCCCAGGGTCAGGATGCCCTGGCCGCCCGTGCCGGAAAGCCGTATCTCAAATCGATTCAGTTCGTGCTGCTTAGGCATTTCGCTGCTCCTGAAGCTTGTTGCGCAGTTCCTCATAACGCACTTCCAGACCCTGCCGCATCTCGTCCCTGAACACGCCGATGGGCGTGAATTTTGGCTTCTCTTCCGGGGCGAGCTGAGCATAGCGGTCAAGCTTGACCGTGTTTTTCTTGTACCACTGGTACATGTCCACCACGGTCTTGAACTTGTTTTTGCGGCCATACTGGGTATGGCAGGGCGTCAGGATTTCAACCAGATTGAAGCCCGGTTTCTCCAGGGCGTCCGAGATGAGGCCGTCGAGCATGTTGGCGTGCAGGACCGTGCCGCGGGCCACGTAACTGGCGCCGCTGGCCATGGCCATGTCCACGATGTCGAAACTGCGTTCCAGCTGGCCGAAAGGAGACGTCGCGGAGACGGTCCCCTCGGGGCTGGTCGGCGAGGCCTGGCCGCCGGTCATGCCGTAGATGTTGTTGTTGAGCACCAGCGCCGTCAGCCCGATGTTGCGCCTGGCGGCGTGGATGAGATGGTTGCCGCCGATGGACATGGCGTCGCCGTCGCCCATGACCACGATGACCTTGAGCGCCGGGTTGGCCATCTTGATGCCCGTGGCGAAGGTCAGGGCCCGGCCGTGAGTGGTGTGCACGGTGTTGAAGTCCACGTACACGGCCATGCGCCCGGAGCAGCCGATGCCGGCCACGAGCACGACATCGTCCTTGGCGTAGCCCAGGCGATGCACGCTGCGGATGAGGGAGCCGAGCACGATGCCGTGGCCGCAGCCCGCGCAGTAGACATGGGGGAACTTCTTGTTATGCCTGAGATAGTCGTGAATGAGTTGTGTTACCTGTGCCATGGTCACGCCTGCATGATATTTTTGAAGATTTCCGAGGGAGTGATGATCTGGCCGTCAACGCGGTTGTTGGTAATGACGTGGGTCAGGCCGTTGTTGACCCGCTTCACCTCGCGCGAGATCTGCCCCATGTTCATCTCGGGCACGATGAGCGCCTTGCATTGCCGCGCCAGGGCCTGCACCGCAGTCTTGGGGAAGGGGAAGAGGGTCTTGAGCTTCAGGAGCCCGGCCTTGACCCCGCGTTCGCGGGCCATGTGCACGGCAAGTTCCGCCGATCGGGCCACGCAACCGTACGCCAGAACGACCACTTCCGCATCCTCGCAGTTGACCTCGTCGAAAAGCTGGATGTCGTAGAAGAACTGGTCGATCTTGCGGAACTGCCGGTGCATCAGCGCCTTGACCTCGTCGGGCTTCGAGGTCGGGAATCCGTTCTGGTCATGGGTCAGTCCCGTGACATGGAAGCGGTACCCGGAGCCAAGGGGTGGCAGGGCCGGAACCCCGCGCATGGTCTCTTCGTAGGACACATACCACTCTGGCGGCATGGCCGGGGTCACGCGGGCCAGGATCTCAAAATCCTCGGGGCCGGGAATGGAGATCTTTTCCCGGGTGTGGGCCGTGATCTCGTCGAGAAGCAGGATGACGGGCGTGCGGTATTTTTCGGCGAAATTGAAGGCCACGACGGTCATTTCCAGACATTCCTGCACGTCGCTGGCCGAAAGGACGATGATGGGATGATCCCCGTGACAGCCCCAGCGGGCCTGCTGCACATCGCCCTGGGCCGGGCTGGTCGGCAGGCCGGTACTGGGCCCCCCGCGCATGACGTTGACCACGACCAGGGGCACCTCGGTCATGCACGCATAGCCAAGGTTCTCCTGCATGAGAGAAAAACCCGGGCCGGAAGTGGCGGTCATGGACTTGCGACCGGCCAGGGACGCGCCGATGATGGCGCCCATGCTGGCGATCTCGTCCTCCATCTGGATGAACACCCCGTCCTTGACCAGAGGCAGCCGCGCGGACATGACCTCGGCGATTTCCGTGGACGGGGTTATGGGGTAACCCGCATAGAAGTTGCAACCGGCCAGGAGCGCACCCTCGACCACCGCTTCATTGCCGAGTGCGAATATTTCCGTTTTCTTACGCTTTTTTGTCGCCATGTTCGTCTTCCCGGTTAGGTGTTCCAACATTTTCCTCCGGACCCGGGTCGGTGCCTGCGGACGGGTCCAAAGGCCCGCCCTTGGAGGCATCAAACGCGTCGGTCTTCCTGCGGCTGATCTCCCTGGGGGTAACGGAGATCGCGAAATCCGGGCAATGCAGCTCACAGAATCCGCAATTCACGCAGTCTTCCTCACGCACCACATGTGCCTTGCCGTCCGGCCAGAGTTCGAGCACCTTGGACGGGCAAAAAGCCGCGCATATCCCGCAGCCCTTACACCAATCCGGATAAATCGTCACCTTTGCTTGACCTTTCTTTTTGGACATAACCGCTCGATAAAGTGTTGGGGTTTCTTTCGTGGGTATGAAAAAAGGACACGCCCCGCCAATTCTGGTCGTCAATCCGGCCGGATACGTCCGGCCTCTTGCCAAAGCTGAAAACTTGCCTGTAGACGAAGTGGGAAACGAACACGCGAAAGTCATTTGAATATTGTGCAACTGCCCAATTATCTTAGAAAATATCGACCTCGCCCTCGTTTGCGCCATTACCTCATGCATGCAGGAATAGCAACTTAATGAAGCACAAAAAAACATACGTACGCGATTTGGCTGAAGGAAATTCGATTTCCGAGGTCTTTGCCCTGTCCAAGGCCCAGCGCAAGGAAGCCAAGAACGGTCCCTACTGGCAACTGACCCTGACCGATCGCACCGGCAACATCGAGGCCAGGATCTGGTATCCCCAGAGCCAGCAATTCGAAGCCCTGCAGGCAGAGCAATTCGTGGCCGTGAACGGTCAGGTGGCTTCCTTCAAGG includes these proteins:
- the surE gene encoding 5'/3'-nucleotidase SurE — its product is MDILLTNDDGIRAVGLRALYGALIKAGHRVHVAAPMTEQSAVGHSVTLFSPLRVKQVEETGFSGLGISGTPADCVKLALSHLLPKRPDMIVSGINSGANVGVDVLYSGTVSAATEGALAGIPAMAVSVDDFHPEELSAQAEYAVRMLDGEFWSTFPRHCVLNLNFPAGPFENAKGLKVCSQTSSTYRDWYDERNDPRGNPYYWLCGVIPPENVEPESDRGYLSRGYITATPLTFDLTHAGYLDTLTRHLAKNE
- a CDS encoding 2-oxoacid:ferredoxin oxidoreductase subunit beta, whose amino-acid sequence is MAQVTQLIHDYLRHNKKFPHVYCAGCGHGIVLGSLIRSVHRLGYAKDDVVLVAGIGCSGRMAVYVDFNTVHTTHGRALTFATGIKMANPALKVIVVMGDGDAMSIGGNHLIHAARRNIGLTALVLNNNIYGMTGGQASPTSPEGTVSATSPFGQLERSFDIVDMAMASGASYVARGTVLHANMLDGLISDALEKPGFNLVEILTPCHTQYGRKNKFKTVVDMYQWYKKNTVKLDRYAQLAPEEKPKFTPIGVFRDEMRQGLEVRYEELRNKLQEQRNA
- a CDS encoding 2-oxoacid:acceptor oxidoreductase family protein, giving the protein MPKQHELNRFEIRLSGTGGQGILTLGKIMGQVLAIDHGFYVTQTQSYGPEARGGASRADLVISSHRISYPKPVNLDMLVALSQEACNLYFRNLKPTGFLLVDTSLVTQTPSNIYWGLPFTNMARDRIGMPQTTNIICLGALSHFLPFMNFANVKKALASVLPAKILDVNVKALTLGHSQAKKLYPDAPEKWTFFSPMTMESEQ
- a CDS encoding 2-oxoacid:acceptor oxidoreductase subunit alpha, translated to MATKKRKKTEIFALGNEAVVEGALLAGCNFYAGYPITPSTEIAEVMSARLPLVKDGVFIQMEDEIASMGAIIGASLAGRKSMTATSGPGFSLMQENLGYACMTEVPLVVVNVMRGGPSTGLPTSPAQGDVQQARWGCHGDHPIIVLSASDVQECLEMTVVAFNFAEKYRTPVILLLDEITAHTREKISIPGPEDFEILARVTPAMPPEWYVSYEETMRGVPALPPLGSGYRFHVTGLTHDQNGFPTSKPDEVKALMHRQFRKIDQFFYDIQLFDEVNCEDAEVVVLAYGCVARSAELAVHMARERGVKAGLLKLKTLFPFPKTAVQALARQCKALIVPEMNMGQISREVKRVNNGLTHVITNNRVDGQIITPSEIFKNIMQA
- a CDS encoding 4Fe-4S dicluster domain-containing protein, yielding MSKKKGQAKVTIYPDWCKGCGICAAFCPSKVLELWPDGKAHVVREEDCVNCGFCELHCPDFAISVTPREISRRKTDAFDASKGGPLDPSAGTDPGPEENVGTPNREDEHGDKKA
- the gap gene encoding type I glyceraldehyde-3-phosphate dehydrogenase; this translates as MAVKIALNGFGRIGRYLARIMAGNQDVQLVCVNARGDNASLAYLLKYDSVHGTFAGDVEPNEQGFLLNGKQVLVTRNAPDAWDWKGIDIVVESTGKFTDRESCEKHLAAGAKKVLISAPGKNTDLTVVMGVNDGLYNPAEHRIISNASCTTNCLAPAAKALDDNFGIRHGLMTTIHSYTMSQRMLDGTHKDIRRGRAGAMNMLPTTTGAAKAVSMVIPALAGKLDGMAVRVPTPNVSLVDLVVEVEKPTTAAEVNAVLKAAASGPEGGAMGYTEVPLVSMDYVGSIYGGVVDGLCTSVMNGTMVKIIVWYDNEAGFTNQLLRLIKLVGGKL
- the fba gene encoding class II fructose-1,6-bisphosphate aldolase yields the protein MPLTTPKEMFARGYAEGFAIGGFNVNNMEIIQGIMEAGNLEKSPLILQVSAGARRYAGQGYIIKLMEAALAENDLPVCLHLDHGQNFEICKEVIDGGFTSVMIDGSHLSFEENIALTKQVVAYAHDRGVWVEAELGQLAGVEDDVDVEHSVYTNPDQAAEFVGRTGCDSLAIAIGTSHGAYKFAGEAKLDFDRLEKIKALLPGYPIVLHGASSVPQEFVDMANQYGAKIAGAKGVPEDLLRKAAASAVCKINIDTDIRLAMTATIRKYLAENPSHFDPRQYLLVARDAVRDMVAHKIRNVLGSSNKI